One window of Tepidanaerobacter acetatoxydans Re1 genomic DNA carries:
- a CDS encoding site-2 protease family protein, protein MNLRVSNLRISISFFFIIIVVLAVLAGLYTEVLAALLALGIHEYAHIFVGCRLGIVIHEIEILPFGGRIRSSLDEATLEKEMLMVMAGPLANFTMAGLILFLLTQAFITPNTARQFIHYQLMLGMFNMLPALPLDGGRIFALWLRQRFAFTLSIRIASRAGKILAYSMLILALIGLAFKRLFLSFFVAGIFLLQQTSKEEKNAHFIFMKHLAGKKEKISKNKYMPGEIMVVNEDTPAKKILYSFAPQKYFVVYVLDENMKIKKSLTETEIFDKVVEKGLDLMMKDLI, encoded by the coding sequence ATGAATTTAAGAGTCTCTAATTTAAGAATAAGTATAAGCTTTTTTTTTATTATAATTGTTGTCCTTGCCGTGTTAGCAGGCTTGTATACTGAAGTATTGGCTGCGTTACTGGCTTTGGGAATACATGAATATGCACATATATTTGTAGGATGCAGGCTTGGTATTGTAATTCATGAAATTGAAATATTGCCATTTGGCGGTCGCATAAGGTCAAGCTTAGACGAGGCTACCTTGGAGAAGGAAATGCTTATGGTTATGGCTGGCCCGCTTGCAAACTTTACAATGGCAGGTTTAATTCTTTTTTTATTAACTCAAGCTTTTATAACGCCAAACACAGCTCGACAATTTATACATTATCAATTAATGCTGGGAATGTTTAATATGCTTCCCGCTCTTCCCCTCGACGGTGGAAGAATTTTTGCATTATGGCTTAGACAGCGCTTTGCCTTTACATTATCAATACGTATTGCTTCAAGAGCGGGAAAAATACTTGCGTATTCGATGTTGATCTTAGCTTTAATAGGTCTTGCTTTTAAAAGGTTATTTTTAAGCTTTTTTGTTGCAGGGATTTTTTTATTACAACAGACTTCAAAAGAAGAAAAAAATGCACACTTTATTTTTATGAAGCACTTAGCAGGAAAAAAGGAGAAGATTAGTAAGAACAAATATATGCCCGGAGAAATTATGGTGGTTAATGAAGATACTCCGGCAAAAAAGATACTATATTCATTTGCGCCACAAAAGTACTTTGTTGTATATGTACTGGATGAGAATATGAAGATTAAAAAAAGTTTAACAGAAACAGAAATATTTGATAAAGTAGTCGAAAAAGGATTAGACTTAATGATGAAAGACCTGATATAA
- a CDS encoding TIGR03960 family B12-binding radical SAM protein, with amino-acid sequence MGNEYNSIKKDKDNIKVHVALAFPDVYEVGMSHLGIKILYHLLNQYPDIYAERVFAPWVDFEGLMRKEGILLFSLESKTAVAEFDFLGFTLQYEMSYTNILNMLELSGIPIFSNERREGHPFVIAGGPCTYNPEPLSDIVDFFVIGEAEEVIVEIMDLYKSFKERGESRQRFLEEVARISGVYVPSLYHVSYNDDGTMKSILPKQADIPRRIQKRLIKDLDNVYYPTNFVVPYMDIVHDRAVLEIFRGCTRGCRFCQAGMIYRPVREKSVVRLEKLAKDIIASTGYGELSLASLSTSDYSKLKQLTEILTDEFRQSRVSLSLPSLRIDAFSLELAKKVQEIKKSGLTFAPEAGTQRLRDVINKGVTAQDLLTSVKDAFSSGWKTVKLYFMIGLPTETYEDIEGIANLAFAVVDVYKKVYGNTRGLKVNVSTSTFVPKPFTPFQWESQITLSEIEERQRLLRSMLRKNKNISYSWHDGKLSFLEAVFSRGDRRLGQVLKIAHDKGCKFDGWNDMFSFEKWMSAFNESGICPEFYAYRKRSKDELCPWDIIDPGIDKKFLLRELEKSQKAEITPDCRIRCHACGVSKLKAGGFCETKNEI; translated from the coding sequence ATGGGAAACGAATATAATAGTATAAAAAAAGATAAAGATAATATAAAAGTTCATGTGGCATTGGCATTTCCCGATGTCTACGAAGTGGGTATGTCGCACTTAGGTATAAAAATTTTATATCATCTTCTTAATCAATATCCTGACATTTATGCTGAAAGGGTTTTTGCTCCTTGGGTTGATTTTGAGGGTTTAATGCGAAAAGAAGGTATTTTGCTGTTCAGTCTGGAAAGCAAAACTGCAGTTGCTGAATTTGATTTTTTAGGCTTTACCCTGCAGTATGAAATGAGTTACACAAATATATTAAATATGCTGGAACTGTCAGGAATACCTATTTTTTCAAATGAAAGAAGGGAAGGTCATCCTTTTGTAATAGCTGGCGGACCTTGCACTTATAATCCAGAACCATTATCGGATATCGTGGATTTTTTTGTTATAGGAGAAGCTGAGGAAGTTATTGTAGAGATTATGGATTTATATAAAAGCTTTAAAGAAAGAGGTGAAAGCAGACAGCGGTTTTTAGAAGAGGTTGCCAGAATTTCCGGAGTGTATGTGCCATCTTTATATCATGTATCATATAATGATGATGGAACCATGAAAAGCATCTTACCAAAGCAAGCAGATATTCCTAGAAGGATACAAAAGCGGCTGATAAAAGATCTGGACAATGTTTATTACCCCACAAATTTTGTGGTGCCTTATATGGATATCGTGCACGACCGAGCTGTACTGGAGATTTTCCGTGGTTGTACCAGAGGATGCCGTTTCTGTCAAGCCGGAATGATTTATAGGCCGGTAAGGGAAAAGTCAGTAGTTCGCCTAGAGAAACTAGCAAAAGACATCATTGCATCAACGGGCTATGGAGAATTATCCTTAGCATCACTGAGCACCAGTGACTATTCTAAATTAAAACAGCTTACTGAAATATTGACTGATGAATTTCGCCAAAGTCGAGTAAGCTTATCCCTGCCTTCGCTTAGAATTGATGCTTTTTCACTTGAACTTGCTAAGAAGGTCCAAGAAATCAAAAAATCCGGTCTTACATTTGCACCGGAAGCCGGAACGCAAAGGCTTAGGGATGTAATAAATAAAGGTGTTACAGCACAAGACCTTCTGACATCAGTTAAAGATGCTTTTTCTTCAGGTTGGAAAACGGTTAAGCTATATTTTATGATTGGCCTTCCTACTGAAACTTATGAAGATATAGAAGGAATAGCAAATCTTGCTTTTGCTGTTGTGGATGTATACAAAAAAGTCTATGGCAATACAAGAGGTTTGAAAGTTAATGTCAGTACATCTACTTTTGTTCCTAAACCATTTACGCCATTTCAGTGGGAATCACAGATAACACTTTCGGAAATCGAGGAAAGGCAAAGGCTACTAAGGAGTATGCTCAGGAAAAACAAAAATATATCCTATAGTTGGCATGATGGCAAGTTGAGTTTCCTTGAGGCTGTTTTTTCAAGGGGAGATCGTAGATTGGGCCAAGTTTTAAAAATCGCCCATGATAAAGGATGTAAATTCGATGGATGGAATGATATGTTTTCGTTTGAAAAATGGATGTCTGCCTTTAATGAATCAGGGATATGTCCGGAATTTTATGCTTATCGCAAAAGGTCTAAGGATGAACTTTGCCCGTGGGATATTATAGACCCCGGTATTGATAAGAAGTTTTTATTGAGAGAATTAGAAAAATCCCAAAAAGCAGAAATTACACCTGACTGTAGGATAAGATGTCATGCTTGCGGGGTAAGTAAGCTGAAAGCCGGTGGTTTTTGTGAAACTAAGAATGAAATTTAA
- the rodA gene encoding rod shape-determining protein RodA, which translates to MDRKLLKNIEYPILIAIILLTIISVLMISSATHAMSSGGSFSTARKQLIWFGIGLAAMVFVISIDYHSFANWANIIYIINFLLLIFVLFIGEEGGGAQRWLDIGSFRLQPSEFAKLAVIITLAKHLEKKKSLSSLQDLLSVGLHMIPVMLLIAKQPDLGTSLVLLAMVLGMLFIAGLSYKLLAGIMTAGIFSLPIVWLFLKPYQKDRILVFINPYLDPLGKGYHVIQSKIAIGSGKLFGKGLYQGTQNQLNFLPVKHTDFIFAVLGEELGFIGGITLFILYFILLYYSLRVAFKARDLLGTYIVVGVVSMWAFQILINIGMNMGIMPVTGIPLPFMSYGGSSFLMNMIAAGLVINVGMRRQKILF; encoded by the coding sequence ATGGATCGAAAATTGTTAAAAAATATAGAGTATCCTATTTTAATTGCCATTATTTTACTAACCATAATAAGTGTTTTAATGATAAGCAGTGCAACGCATGCCATGAGCTCCGGAGGTAGTTTCAGTACAGCTCGTAAGCAGCTTATTTGGTTTGGCATCGGATTAGCAGCTATGGTATTTGTCATTTCAATAGATTATCATTCTTTCGCTAATTGGGCTAATATTATATATATTATTAATTTTCTACTATTAATTTTTGTATTATTTATTGGGGAAGAAGGCGGAGGAGCTCAGCGATGGCTTGATATTGGCTCTTTTAGATTGCAACCTTCGGAATTTGCCAAATTAGCCGTTATAATTACTCTGGCGAAGCATCTTGAAAAAAAGAAGTCTTTAAGCAGCTTGCAAGATTTATTGTCAGTAGGACTGCATATGATACCCGTAATGCTGCTTATAGCGAAACAGCCGGATTTAGGGACATCATTGGTTCTATTGGCAATGGTTCTAGGCATGCTGTTTATCGCGGGCCTTAGCTATAAACTTTTGGCCGGTATTATGACAGCAGGCATTTTTTCCTTACCTATAGTTTGGTTGTTTTTAAAACCTTACCAAAAAGACCGAATTTTAGTTTTTATAAATCCATATCTAGATCCCTTGGGAAAAGGATACCATGTTATACAATCTAAAATTGCAATTGGTTCAGGCAAGTTATTTGGGAAGGGCCTTTATCAGGGAACCCAGAATCAACTGAATTTTCTTCCGGTAAAACATACGGATTTTATTTTTGCCGTTTTAGGTGAAGAGTTAGGTTTTATAGGTGGTATAACGCTTTTCATATTATATTTTATACTGCTTTACTATTCGTTAAGGGTAGCATTTAAGGCTCGAGATCTTTTAGGAACTTATATAGTTGTAGGCGTAGTTTCAATGTGGGCATTTCAGATCTTAATCAACATTGGCATGAACATGGGTATAATGCCGGTAACCGGTATACCGCTGCCATTTATGAGCTATGGAGGAAGTTCTTTTTTAATGAATATGATTGCCGCCGGACTTGTAATCAATGTTGGAATGCGCCGGCAGAAAATCCTATTTTAA
- a CDS encoding M23 family metallopeptidase — protein sequence MYYYEQPSEKKWLGPENLKKIAICILIVILVLCMKKINIPVTKTALAKIGYFISDYSYEFKDLAEVANNISQVSKSIPVIGQKKQELLPMPVDGEVSSEYGMRLHPILKEQRMHNGIDIVQKEGIPVKSVLDGVVFSVGQDKEMGNMVRIRHDNNLVTVYAHLKDVYVKEQEEVKQGFIIGTVGKTGLAETPHLHFEIWHNDKAEDPKKWLNMLDEDAQEELNEFKSL from the coding sequence ATGTACTACTATGAACAGCCTTCCGAAAAAAAATGGCTGGGGCCTGAAAATCTAAAAAAAATTGCAATCTGCATTTTAATTGTAATATTAGTGTTATGTATGAAGAAAATAAATATTCCAGTAACCAAAACGGCTCTTGCAAAAATAGGGTATTTTATTTCGGATTATTCATATGAGTTTAAGGATTTAGCGGAAGTCGCAAATAATATTTCCCAGGTATCAAAAAGTATTCCGGTAATAGGGCAAAAGAAACAAGAACTGTTACCGATGCCGGTGGATGGAGAAGTATCTTCGGAATATGGCATGCGACTTCACCCGATATTAAAAGAGCAGCGCATGCATAATGGCATAGACATAGTTCAAAAAGAGGGAATCCCTGTAAAATCAGTGCTCGATGGTGTGGTTTTTTCGGTAGGTCAAGACAAAGAGATGGGAAATATGGTTAGAATACGTCACGACAATAATTTGGTAACGGTTTATGCTCATTTAAAGGATGTCTATGTAAAGGAACAGGAAGAAGTAAAACAGGGATTTATTATAGGAACTGTTGGCAAGACGGGCCTTGCAGAGACTCCTCACCTGCATTTTGAAATCTGGCATAATGACAAAGCTGAAGATCCAAAAAAATGGCTAAATATGTTAGATGAAGATGCTCAGGAGGAGTTAAATGAATTTAAGAGTCTCTAA
- a CDS encoding cell division protein FtsA: MNKVGQEVFALDIGTRTVAGLVVSKQGKTYKILAHKVLEHESRVMYDGQIHDIEAVAKSVRSIKEDIEKKLNKKLEKAAVAAAGRALYTVEAETERKISPFMEVTEEDIRSLETEALSKAIKSLAEKNKQGDFDNYYCVGFSPIKWFLEDESLENLLGQKGSSISVKIVATFLPRTVVESLLTVLNRCDLGLESLTLEPIAAGDIVVLPGMRKLNIALVDIGAGTSDIAISRDGSIFAYGMVPMAGDEITEKICEEFLLNFDEGERVKRELSLHETVKFMDILGNTEEFRTKKITETIGPIINELSTKIARKILELNGKTPAAVLMIGGGSLMPGLPESLAAHLEIPKERVGVKGREGLTDIQGCEDFTGPFSVTPIGIAINSLKGAHLSSYKVYINEKPINILAQDNPTVLNALLYAGKSSAEIFGRPGLAKTFKLNGKLKIVKGEMAKPAIVTMNGKNVDLNEPIKDGAVISFLAAKDGKAGSSKIKEYISEEDKISLKINGRNFIIDPVIKVSGRTMSPEEEIPDDALITIEPRDMILSDVFSIISFKPEGMAGKLVMKINGIDAGFADPIKHNDEIEIYWENLTR; encoded by the coding sequence TTGAATAAAGTCGGACAGGAAGTTTTCGCTTTGGACATCGGCACCAGAACTGTAGCAGGTTTGGTTGTAAGCAAGCAAGGCAAAACTTATAAAATCCTTGCACATAAAGTTCTTGAACATGAAAGCCGTGTTATGTATGATGGCCAAATCCATGACATTGAAGCTGTAGCCAAAAGCGTAAGGTCGATTAAGGAAGATATTGAAAAAAAACTTAATAAAAAATTAGAGAAAGCCGCAGTTGCTGCAGCGGGCAGAGCGCTTTATACGGTTGAAGCCGAAACTGAAAGAAAGATTTCTCCTTTTATGGAAGTAACCGAAGAAGATATTCGAAGTTTAGAAACAGAAGCTCTGTCAAAAGCGATTAAATCTTTAGCCGAAAAAAATAAACAAGGAGATTTTGACAATTATTACTGTGTGGGTTTTAGTCCTATCAAATGGTTTTTAGAGGATGAATCTTTAGAAAATTTACTGGGCCAAAAGGGCAGTAGCATATCGGTTAAGATTGTAGCTACTTTTCTTCCTCGTACTGTTGTTGAAAGCTTACTTACGGTTCTTAACAGATGCGATTTAGGTCTTGAAAGCTTAACTTTAGAGCCTATTGCTGCAGGTGATATTGTGGTTCTTCCCGGTATGCGTAAACTTAATATTGCACTGGTAGATATAGGTGCAGGAACGTCAGATATTGCTATATCTCGTGATGGCAGTATATTTGCTTATGGAATGGTTCCTATGGCCGGTGATGAAATTACGGAAAAAATCTGTGAAGAGTTTTTATTAAACTTTGATGAGGGCGAAAGAGTAAAACGTGAGTTGTCTTTACATGAAACTGTGAAATTTATGGATATTCTTGGGAATACAGAGGAATTTCGCACTAAAAAAATAACAGAAACCATAGGTCCAATCATAAACGAACTTTCGACCAAGATAGCACGGAAAATATTAGAACTCAATGGTAAAACACCTGCTGCTGTTTTAATGATCGGCGGTGGCAGCCTTATGCCGGGTTTACCGGAGTCTTTAGCTGCGCACCTAGAAATACCTAAAGAACGGGTTGGAGTCAAAGGTCGTGAAGGGTTAACTGATATACAGGGCTGCGAAGATTTTACAGGCCCTTTTTCAGTAACTCCTATAGGTATAGCCATAAACTCACTCAAAGGCGCTCACTTGTCCTCCTACAAGGTGTATATAAATGAAAAGCCAATAAATATTTTAGCACAAGACAATCCTACGGTTTTGAATGCATTACTTTATGCAGGGAAATCATCTGCAGAAATTTTTGGGCGACCGGGGCTTGCCAAGACTTTTAAACTAAATGGAAAGCTTAAAATAGTAAAAGGTGAGATGGCAAAGCCTGCTATTGTTACAATGAATGGCAAAAATGTTGATTTAAACGAACCGATTAAAGATGGTGCGGTTATAAGCTTTCTAGCTGCGAAGGACGGAAAGGCAGGGTCTTCTAAGATAAAGGAGTATATATCTGAAGAAGACAAAATTTCTCTAAAAATAAACGGACGCAATTTTATCATAGATCCTGTTATAAAAGTTTCCGGGCGTACAATGTCGCCTGAAGAGGAAATACCCGATGACGCCTTAATAACCATAGAACCGAGAGATATGATTTTAAGTGATGTTTTTAGTATTATATCATTTAAGCCCGAAGGTATGGCAGGTAAGCTGGTTATGAAAATAAACGGCATTGATGCCGGCTTTGCCGATCCAATAAAACATAATGATGAAATAGAAATTTATTGGGAAAACTTAACAAGATGA
- a CDS encoding TIGR03936 family radical SAM-associated protein, with product MKLRMKFNKGRPVMFISHLDMIRTFERSFRRADLPLAFTQGFNPRPRISFTPALSVGITSSSEYMDVEFEETVSPEDAVTRLNAVLPEGIQIIKAETADNKIPLSVVNAATYMVKTALDEENPDELEKAINNLLNREEIIIEKSTKSGAKSVNIAPFIYNMKLLSNTNGTADICMEVSIGQQGSASPKLIIFELEKLLAKKLEIVSTHREEIFYLNENNKILPL from the coding sequence GTGAAACTAAGAATGAAATTTAATAAGGGTCGTCCTGTAATGTTCATATCTCATTTGGATATGATAAGGACTTTCGAACGAAGCTTCAGACGTGCTGATTTGCCTTTGGCATTTACGCAAGGGTTCAATCCAAGGCCTAGAATATCTTTTACTCCGGCTTTGTCTGTGGGTATTACCAGCAGCAGTGAATATATGGATGTGGAGTTTGAGGAAACCGTTTCACCTGAAGATGCGGTTACCCGACTAAATGCGGTCTTGCCAGAAGGCATTCAAATAATAAAAGCTGAAACCGCCGATAATAAAATACCTCTTTCCGTAGTAAATGCTGCCACATACATGGTCAAGACGGCTTTAGATGAGGAAAATCCGGATGAACTAGAAAAAGCTATCAACAACCTTTTAAACAGAGAAGAGATTATTATTGAAAAATCCACTAAATCTGGTGCCAAATCGGTGAATATTGCTCCATTTATCTATAATATGAAATTATTAAGCAATACTAATGGCACTGCAGATATTTGCATGGAAGTTTCGATTGGTCAGCAAGGCAGTGCGTCACCAAAACTGATAATCTTTGAATTAGAAAAACTTCTTGCAAAAAAACTTGAAATAGTAAGCACTCACAGGGAGGAAATTTTTTACTTAAATGAGAATAATAAGATTCTTCCACTTTGA
- a CDS encoding Rne/Rng family ribonuclease, with the protein MSKEILADVARDQIRIGVLEDRQLVEYYVEKTYDERITGNIYKGKVANVLPGMQAAFVDIGLGKNAFLYVGDLNSYNLGFEDADAIGDLKKAPIKDILHVGQEVLVQVVKEPIGTKGARVSTNITLPGRYLVLMPTVDYIGISRRIENEEERQRLKSLAEEIQPHNMGIIVRTAAEGEDIENLKSDMEYLKRLWNNIQMKQKNGKVPRLIYKDMDLLTRMVRDVFTPEVNKFYVNTSYGYEKVLEAASLISHSLKDRVSLYMGQEDIFEYFNIESEVERALERKVWLKSGGYIVIDHTEALTAIDVNTGKFVGSINLEDTVVKTNLEAAKEIAKQLRLRDIGGIIIIDFIDMDSQEHQKMVIDALEIELKKDRTKAHVLGITNLGLVEMTRKKVRQSLHEVLEKVCPYCDGRGRILSEETMAKKVEQEISRIFRTRKGEAILIEVHPSVAAVVIGAGGTRLSQLEQRYGKYIFIKGKDDLHPEEIRIKAVGSRVKLENFAMPVREGQIIDVIIEDRHITNHNDGIARVDGYVINVEEGAALLGAKAKVQINKTYRTYAKARLI; encoded by the coding sequence ATGTCAAAAGAGATTTTGGCAGATGTTGCTCGGGACCAAATTCGAATTGGGGTTTTAGAAGACCGACAACTAGTAGAATATTATGTAGAAAAGACTTATGATGAAAGGATAACAGGAAATATCTATAAAGGTAAGGTAGCAAATGTACTCCCGGGTATGCAAGCTGCCTTTGTGGATATAGGTTTAGGCAAAAATGCATTTTTATATGTAGGTGATTTGAATTCTTATAATCTTGGCTTTGAAGATGCGGATGCAATTGGTGATTTAAAAAAAGCACCGATAAAAGATATATTACATGTTGGCCAAGAGGTTTTAGTTCAGGTTGTAAAAGAGCCTATCGGCACTAAAGGAGCCAGGGTATCTACCAATATAACACTGCCTGGCAGATACCTGGTCCTTATGCCGACCGTTGATTATATAGGGATTTCTCGAAGAATTGAGAATGAAGAAGAACGCCAACGCTTAAAATCCCTAGCAGAGGAAATACAGCCACATAATATGGGAATAATTGTAAGAACGGCGGCGGAAGGTGAAGATATAGAGAATCTAAAATCCGATATGGAGTATTTAAAACGCCTTTGGAATAATATACAAATGAAACAGAAGAATGGGAAGGTTCCTCGGCTGATATATAAAGATATGGATCTGCTTACTCGCATGGTAAGGGATGTATTTACACCGGAAGTAAATAAGTTTTATGTAAATACATCATATGGATATGAGAAAGTATTAGAAGCTGCTTCATTGATATCACATTCCCTGAAAGATCGTGTAAGTCTGTATATGGGTCAGGAAGATATTTTTGAGTATTTTAACATAGAATCAGAGGTCGAAAGGGCCTTGGAAAGAAAGGTTTGGCTGAAATCCGGCGGTTATATCGTTATAGATCATACAGAGGCTCTAACTGCTATAGACGTAAATACGGGCAAATTTGTCGGCAGTATAAACTTGGAAGATACAGTAGTTAAAACCAATTTAGAAGCAGCAAAAGAGATTGCAAAACAGCTAAGATTGCGGGATATAGGTGGAATAATAATTATAGATTTTATCGATATGGACTCACAAGAACATCAAAAGATGGTTATAGATGCTTTGGAAATTGAGTTAAAAAAGGATAGAACTAAAGCACATGTATTAGGGATTACAAATTTAGGTTTGGTAGAAATGACGCGGAAAAAAGTTCGTCAAAGTTTGCACGAAGTCCTAGAAAAAGTGTGCCCTTATTGTGACGGTAGAGGCAGGATATTATCTGAGGAAACAATGGCTAAAAAAGTCGAACAAGAAATATCTAGAATATTCAGAACTCGAAAAGGTGAGGCGATTCTTATAGAAGTACACCCATCAGTGGCAGCGGTAGTTATAGGTGCTGGCGGAACAAGACTAAGTCAATTAGAGCAGCGTTACGGGAAATATATTTTCATTAAAGGCAAGGATGATCTACATCCTGAAGAAATCCGAATTAAGGCAGTTGGAAGCAGGGTTAAACTGGAGAATTTTGCTATGCCTGTAAGAGAAGGTCAGATAATAGATGTGATTATAGAAGATAGGCATATAACCAATCACAATGATGGCATAGCCAGAGTAGACGGCTATGTAATCAATGTGGAGGAAGGTGCTGCTCTTTTAGGTGCAAAAGCAAAAGTTCAAATAAATAAGACTTACAGAACTTATGCAAAGGCGAGGCTGATATAA
- the minD gene encoding septum site-determining protein MinD: MGEVIVITSGKGGVGKTTTTANIGTGLALYKQKKVVMLDADIGLRNLDVVMGLENRIVYDLVDVANGMCRLKQALIKDKRFENLYLMPAAQTKDKTAITPTQMKKLCEELKRDYDYILIDCPAGIEQGFKNAIAGADRALIVTTPEVSAVRDADRIVGLLEAAGFEEPKLIINRLRPDMVKRGDMMDIDDMIDVLAIELLGVIPEDEKIVISTNRGEPAVVDESSKAGQAYRNMIRRLEGEEIPLMKIENVEPNFMDKLRVFFGLKARAK, from the coding sequence ATGGGCGAAGTAATAGTAATCACATCCGGCAAAGGCGGAGTGGGAAAAACCACAACAACTGCAAATATTGGAACCGGTCTTGCTTTATACAAGCAAAAAAAGGTAGTAATGTTAGATGCCGATATAGGTTTAAGAAATCTTGACGTGGTAATGGGCCTGGAAAACCGTATAGTTTACGACCTTGTAGATGTAGCAAACGGTATGTGCCGTTTGAAGCAAGCACTTATAAAGGATAAGCGCTTTGAAAACCTATATCTTATGCCGGCAGCTCAAACCAAAGATAAGACAGCTATAACGCCGACTCAGATGAAAAAATTATGTGAAGAGTTAAAACGCGATTACGACTATATATTAATCGACTGCCCCGCAGGTATAGAACAGGGATTTAAGAATGCCATCGCCGGAGCCGATAGAGCACTCATTGTCACTACGCCTGAAGTTTCTGCCGTAAGAGATGCTGATAGAATAGTAGGCCTTTTAGAGGCTGCCGGCTTTGAAGAGCCTAAACTAATCATTAATAGACTAAGGCCGGATATGGTAAAACGCGGAGATATGATGGATATTGATGATATGATAGATGTTTTGGCTATTGAGCTACTTGGAGTTATACCGGAAGATGAGAAAATTGTAATATCTACCAACAGAGGTGAACCGGCAGTTGTTGATGAATCATCAAAAGCAGGCCAAGCCTACAGAAATATGATTCGACGTTTAGAGGGTGAGGAAATCCCTTTGATGAAAATAGAAAACGTAGAGCCCAACTTTATGGATAAATTACGTGTGTTTTTCGGGTTAAAAGCTCGGGCAAAATAA
- the minE gene encoding cell division topological specificity factor MinE, producing MDFLKIFGREDVSSKDIAKERLRLILVHDRANVSPKFLEMIKSQLIDMISDYMEIDESGLEVKLTRMEKDEDVTVPALVANIPIKKVKHLAKI from the coding sequence GTGGATTTTTTAAAAATTTTCGGCAGAGAGGATGTTTCGAGTAAGGATATAGCCAAAGAACGATTAAGGTTAATCCTTGTGCACGATCGTGCTAATGTATCACCGAAATTTCTTGAGATGATAAAGAGCCAACTTATAGATATGATTTCAGATTATATGGAAATTGATGAAAGTGGTCTCGAGGTAAAATTAACTCGTATGGAAAAAGATGAAGATGTAACAGTTCCGGCATTAGTAGCAAATATTCCTATAAAGAAAGTGAAGCACTTGGCCAAGATTTAA
- a CDS encoding DUF5050 domain-containing protein: protein MYKIRTDGSSITKICDDYPWFINVVDNWIYYLNMNEYKSYRIHTDGSKRQLVD, encoded by the coding sequence ATTTACAAAATACGCACGGATGGCAGTAGTATAACAAAGATATGTGATGATTATCCGTGGTTTATTAATGTTGTTGACAATTGGATATATTATTTAAATATGAATGAATATAAATCTTATAGAATTCACACTGACGGTAGTAAGAGACAACTTGTGGACTAG
- a CDS encoding cell wall hydrolase encodes MFKTKKLIISVIVLSVAVLIGFLSINCKAQTKSENYAVSSWEGDYTLLARLVAGEAEGEPYLGQVGVAAVIINRTKHPKFPTTIADVIYQPGAFESVSNGLIWSRYPSRNNFDAARQAMSGWDPTYGSVFFWNPYKSVSPWIWSRSIVTRIGRHVFAK; translated from the coding sequence ATGTTCAAAACTAAGAAGTTAATTATTTCGGTGATTGTTTTATCTGTTGCGGTTTTGATAGGCTTTTTAAGCATAAATTGCAAGGCTCAGACAAAATCAGAAAATTATGCCGTTTCATCATGGGAAGGCGATTACACTCTTTTAGCTCGGCTTGTAGCCGGTGAAGCAGAAGGAGAACCGTATCTTGGTCAAGTAGGTGTTGCAGCCGTTATCATTAACCGAACGAAGCATCCTAAATTTCCGACGACGATAGCCGATGTAATCTACCAACCGGGGGCATTTGAATCGGTCAGCAATGGTTTGATATGGTCAAGATACCCATCTAGAAATAATTTTGACGCTGCTCGTCAAGCTATGAGCGGATGGGATCCGACCTATGGCAGTGTATTCTTCTGGAATCCTTATAAATCAGTTAGCCCGTGGATATGGTCGCGTTCAATAGTAACCAGAATAGGGCGACATGTGTTTGCCAAATAG